In Spirochaeta thermophila DSM 6578, the DNA window GTGTGGCTGGTAAAGGCCTTTCTGGAGGAGATGATCGCCCGGAACCGGGGGCACATCGTGACGATCTCCTCTGCTGCGGGTATCATCGGAGTGCGGAGGCTCGCTGACTACTGCGCCTCGAAGTTCGCAGTGTTCGGATTCACCGAGGCCCTCCGTATGGAGTTCAAGAAGGAGGGGCTTCGCATCAAGACCACGATCGTGGCTCCCTACTATGCGAAGACCGGGATGTTCGAGGGGGTGAGGACCAGGGTGCCGTGGGTGCTTCCCCTCCTCGAGCCCGAGTACGTGGTGGCACGGATCTTCAAGGCCATCAAGAAGGACAGGCCCCTCGTGGTACTGCCTCCGGTGGTGCGGAGTGTGTGGTTCTTCAGGCTCCTCGGGGTGCGGGTGTTCGATGCGGTGGCCGATGTGCTCGGGGTGCACACGAGCATGGATACGTTTGTGGGAAGGAGGACCTCGTGAACAGGGTGTACACGGTGTCCCGCGATCCGTATACCGGGGAGGAGTTGGGGAGGTTTCCGGTGCATACGCCGGAGGAGGTTCGCGAGGCGATCGCCCGGGCAAGGGAGGCCTCGCGGGTGTGGCGCGAGGTTCCACCACGGGAGCGGGCGCGAAGGCTCCTTCGGGTGCGGGAGGTGCTGGTGGAGGAGGCCGAGGCGATTGCCATGGATATAAGTCGGGAGAACGGCAAGGTGCCCACCGATGCGATGGCGACCGAGGTGCTCCCTGCGACAATCGCACTCACCTACTACTGCAAGATGGCGCCACGGTGGCTCAGGGAGGAGCGTCCCGGGGGCGCGACGGTGATCCTGGCCCACAAGCGGGTGCGTATCGTGAAGGAGCCATGGGGGGTGGTGGGTATCATCTCACCGTGGAACTACCCGTTCGCGATCCCGTTCTCCGAGGTGGTGTGCGCCCTCCTTGCGGGTAACGGGGTGGTGCTCAAGGCGGCTTCGATAAGCCAGCTCGTGGCGCACAGGCTCGCCGGGTGCTTCGAGCGTGCGGATCTGCCGGAAGGGCTCTTCTCGCTGGTGAATGTGCCGGGGAGGGTGGCGGAGGAGTGCTTCCTGGGGGAGGGGGGTGTGGACAAGTTGTGCTTCACGGGGTCGGTGGCGGTGGGGAGGCGGCTGGCCGAGCGGGCAGGGGCGAGGCTCGTGCCGGTGGTGCTCGAGCTGGGGGGGAACGATCCGGCCCTGGTGCTCGAGGATGCGGACCTGGATCGTGCGACGTGGGGGATCGCGTGGGCGGGGTTCCAGAACGCGGGGCAGTCGTGCGGCGGGGTGGAGCGGGTGTACGTGCAGGAGGGGGTGTACGAGGCCTTCCTGGAGCGGCTCGCGGGGGTGCTGGAGGGGCTGCGCTACGGGCTGGACGGGAGGGTGGAGAACGATCTTGCGGGGCTGAGCACGGAGGAGCAGGCGCGGGTGGTGAGGGAGCACGTGGAGGATGCGCTCACGAGGGGGGCGCGGGTGTACTACCGGAAGGAGGTCCCCGAGCCCTGGGCCGGGCATCCTCTCGCCGTGCCGCCTACGGTGCTGGTGGAGGTGGACCACTCGATGCGGGTGATGCGCGAGGAGACGTTCGGGCCGGTGGTGGGGGTGATGCGGGTGGGGAGCGTGGAGGAGGGGGTGCGGCTGGCGAATGAGGGGGGTATGGGGCTCACGGCGTCGGTGTGGAGCAGGGACAGGCGGAAGGCGCTGCGCATCGCCCGGATGCTGGAGGCGGGTGTGGTGACGGTGAACG includes these proteins:
- a CDS encoding SDR family oxidoreductase, with translation MSEVRGAITLITGAASGFGKLLALRVAQEGGDLVLVDRDKEGLEATSEACGACGVKVWPYVVDISSREEIFRTAARIKDEAGPVDILVNNAGVVTGRSFREAPVEKIEATFAVNTLAHVWLVKAFLEEMIARNRGHIVTISSAAGIIGVRRLADYCASKFAVFGFTEALRMEFKKEGLRIKTTIVAPYYAKTGMFEGVRTRVPWVLPLLEPEYVVARIFKAIKKDRPLVVLPPVVRSVWFFRLLGVRVFDAVADVLGVHTSMDTFVGRRTS
- a CDS encoding aldehyde dehydrogenase family protein, which encodes MNRVYTVSRDPYTGEELGRFPVHTPEEVREAIARAREASRVWREVPPRERARRLLRVREVLVEEAEAIAMDISRENGKVPTDAMATEVLPATIALTYYCKMAPRWLREERPGGATVILAHKRVRIVKEPWGVVGIISPWNYPFAIPFSEVVCALLAGNGVVLKAASISQLVAHRLAGCFERADLPEGLFSLVNVPGRVAEECFLGEGGVDKLCFTGSVAVGRRLAERAGARLVPVVLELGGNDPALVLEDADLDRATWGIAWAGFQNAGQSCGGVERVYVQEGVYEAFLERLAGVLEGLRYGLDGRVENDLAGLSTEEQARVVREHVEDALTRGARVYYRKEVPEPWAGHPLAVPPTVLVEVDHSMRVMREETFGPVVGVMRVGSVEEGVRLANEGGMGLTASVWSRDRRKALRIARMLEAGVVTVNDHLMSHGLPQAPWGGWKDSGLGWTHGRRGFEEMVRLKTVVDDVLSWLPKQVWWHPYGEESFGALGAGVRALYGRGVWERVKGWVRLARGAVRKVRRG